From one Lolium rigidum isolate FL_2022 chromosome 4, APGP_CSIRO_Lrig_0.1, whole genome shotgun sequence genomic stretch:
- the LOC124647332 gene encoding putative inorganic phosphate transporter 1-13, which translates to MFTTWPARRHACSSLFCHLNGVGSAMLYRMLDAVTSVKCETRRARKQIKVLQALDVAGTQLYHFTTIVIAGMGFFTDAYDLFSVSLIADLLGRIYYNSADGKLPSDVAGAVSAVALCGTLLGQLFFGWLGDRMGRKRIYGVTLKLMVVCSLASGLSFHYKPKCIIATLCFFRFWLGFGVGGDYPLSATIMSEYANKRTRGAFIAAVFAMQGLGNLAAGAVVLALSARFKNTAAYETDPVGQADYVWRIVLMLGAVPALLTYYWRMKMPETARYTALIAKNLKLAASDMAAVLDIDIVPEKEEADAIERHEEYGLFSMDFLRRHGRQLLSTTVCWFVLDVVFYSLNLFMKDIFSGIGWFGDASQMSPLEQTYEIARTQAIIVVSGSLPGYFLTVLLVDRIGRIKIQLMGFTMMTIFMIGLAASYKFWSSPSMHAGFAIMYAFTLFFANFGPNSTTFILPTEIFPTRLRSTCNGISAAGGKCGAIIGVLWFQYSETSTRSSLLLLAGCNLVGILFTLALPETKGMSLEDITGEMEEVSEPSEESATVAEAEFIHSVEIS; encoded by the exons ATGTTCACAACCTGGCCTGCTCGTAGGCACGCGTGCAGCTCCCTTTTCTGCCACCTGAATGGCGTCGGGAGCGCCATGCTCTACCGCATGCTGGACGCGGTGACGTCGGTGAAATGCGAGACGCGACGGGCTCGCAAGCAGATCAAGGTGCTCCAGGCCCTGGACGTGGCCGGGACGCAGCTGTATCACTTCACCACCATCGTCATCGCCGGCATGGGTTTCTTCACCGACGCCTACGACCTCTTCTCTGTCTCCCTCATCGCCGACCTCCTCGGCCGTATCTACTACAATTCAGCGGACGGCAAGCTCCCCAGCGACGTCGCAGGTGCCGTCAGCGCTGTGGCTCTCTGTGGCACGCTCCTGGGGCAGCTCTTCTTCGGCTGGCTCGGCGACAGGATGGGGCGGAAGCGAATCTACGGCGTCACGCTCAAGCTCATGGTGGTGTGCTCGCTCGCGTCCGGCCTCTCCTTCCACTACAAGCCCAAGTGCATCATAGCCACGCTGTGCTTCTTCCGCTTCTGGCTTGGCTTCGGCGTCGGCGGCGACTATCCGCTCTCGGCGACCATCATGTCGGAGTACGCCAACAAGAGGACTCGCGGGGCCTTCATCGCCGCGGTCTTCGCCATGCAG GGTCTTGGGAATTTGGCTGCTGGTGCCGTCGTTCTGGCGCTCTCCGCGAGATTTAAGAACACGGCCGCGTACGAGACTGACCCAGTTGGGCAAGCGGACTACGTATGGCGCATCGTGCTCATGCTCGGCGCCGTTCCTGCACTACTCACCTATTACTGGCGCATGAAGATGCCTGAGACGGCGCGCTACACCGCGCTCATCGCCAAGAACCTGAAGCTCGCGGCGTCGGACATGGCCGCGGTCCTCGACATCGACATCGTGCCCGAGAAAGAAGAGGCGGACGCCATAGAGAGGCATGAAGAGTACGGCCTGTTCTCCATGGATTTCcttcgccgccacggccgccagCTCCTCAGCACCACCGTGTGCTGGTTCGTCCTCGACGTCGTCTTCTACTCGCTTAACCTCTTCATGAAGGACATCTTCAGCGGCATCGGCTGGTTTGGGGACGCGAGCCAGATGAGCCCTCTCGAGCAGACTTACGAGATAGCCCGCACGCAGGCCATCATCGTGGTCAGCGGCTCTCTTCCGGGGTACTTCctcaccgtcctcctcgtcgaccGCATCGGCCGCATCAAAATCCAGCTCATGGGCTTCACCATGATGACCATCTTCATGATCGGCCTCGCTGCCTCCTACAAGTTCTGGTCCAGTCCCAGCATGCACGCGGGCTTTGCCATCATGTACGCCTTCACCCTCTTCTTCGCCAACTTCGGCCCCAACTCCACCACCTTCATCCTGCCGACCGAGATATTCCCCACGCGGCTGCGCTCGACGTGCAACGGCATATCAGCTGCCGGGGGCAAGTGTGGTGCCATCATCGGCGTGCTCTGGTTCCAGTACTCAGAGACGAGTACCCGCAGCTCGCTGCTTCTGCTCGCAGGCTGCAACCTGGTTGGAATTTTGTTCACGCTTGCCTTGCCGGAGACCAAAGGGATGTCACTCGAGGACATCACCGGGGAGATGGAGGAAGTGAGCGAGCCATCAGAAGAATCTGCCACCGTTGCTGAAGCTGAGTTCATCCACAGCGTGGAAATTTCGTGA